The genomic interval TGTTCTGAGCGTCGGGAGACTTCTGTATCAATTCAAACGTTGCCACTCCATCGCGATCAGGCATCATCACATCCAGCAAAATGACATCTGGTTGCTCTGAGAAGACAAGCTTCAGCCCTTCATCACTGGAATCAGTCGCCAACAGCTCCCATCCAGCCTCTACCATTAGCCCCACTTCGGTAATTTTGTGAATGTCAACTTCGTCGTCAATGAGCAGGATGCGTTTGGTGGACATAGTTATGCTTGTGGCAGTGTAAAGAAGAAAGTACTACCAACCCCGAGCGTACTTTCAACCCAAATTTTACCGCCATGTCGCTGCACAATATTTTTGCAGATGGCAAGTCCTAGGCCGGTACCGCCAAGCTGTCGCGAGTCGGAGGCGTCTACTTGACGGAAGCGTTCAAAAATCGTTTCTACCTTATCGGGTGGAATGCCGCGACCTTGATCTTTGACCTGAATAAGGGTGCCCTCTTCTTGCTTGGCAGCACTGAGCCAAACGGTCGTATTGGCTGATGAAAACTTAATGGCGTTACTGAGCAGATTTGTGACTACTTGGACGATGTGGTCAGGGTCTGCCCAAACTGTCAACTCTGGAACATTGATGATAATTTGAATATTTTGGTCGACAGCCATTGCTTGTATAGCTTGGGCTGCTTGAGTCATAAGTTCAGTAAGCTTGCAGGTCTGCATCAACATGGCCACACGGCCAGATTCCATACGCTCCAAGTCCAACACGTCGTTGATGAGGCGCGTGAGGCGCTGGGTGTTTTTCAGGGAAATCTCGATAAATTCTTGGCCTTGGGGCGTCAGTGTGCCCAATTTCTTGCTGGCTAAGATTTTGAGGGAGCCATGAATCGAGGTGAGCGGTGTGCGTAACTCATGACCGACGATAGAAACAAACTCATCTTTCATGCGTTCGGTGGCTTTGCGATCGCTAATATCATTCGTTAGCCCAAAAAATCCTTTGATGTAACCGTGGTCATCCATCTCAGGAATGTAGGTTGCCATCAGGCAACGCGGTTTTCCGTCAGGGGTCGTGAGTTCTGCCTCAAAGCTGGACTTTTGGCCTGATAGCACTGCCTCAATATGAGGTTTCACGAGAGCGTAATAGTCATCTCCCATCACCTCCCAAACGTGACGACCTTGTAATTCTCTAACCGGAATTTGAAACCAGTCTTCATAGGTTTGGTTATTAAAGCGATAGCGCTGCTGAGTGTCCACATAACAAATCAGCGCCGGCAGCGCATCTGTGGTTAGCCGCAGTTGTTCTTCACTGCGGCGTAGAGCCGCTTCCGATTGTCGCTGCTCGGTAACATCCTTCAAGATGACGGTGAATAGCTGACCCGTCTTGGTATGTAACTTTGAAATCGAAGCTTCCGCCGGAAACTCTTCGCCCGTTTTGCGCCGTCCAAGCACATCGCGTCGGCGATTAGCTATTCGTCGAGAGGTATCTGACGACAGGGCAAAATTACGGACATGCTGTCGATAGATTTGCCGGAACGCTTCCGGCAGCAAAATATCAAGGCGTTGGTTTTGGACCTCGTCAAAGGTGTAGCCAAAAATCCGCTCAGCTCCCTGGTTATACAAAACAATCCGCTTCTGACTGTCAATGGAAATGATAGCCTCATCGGCATTGTCGAGAATACCTTCTAATTTTTGCTGACTCTCCCGCAGGGCATTTTCAATCCAAACCCGTTCCTGGATTTCCTGCCGCAGCTGATGATTCGTTTGCATCAGTTGTTGAGAGCGTCGCTTCACCCGAGCTTCGAGGTTATTTAAGAGCTGAGCTTGGGAGATGGCTACTCCTATCTGATCCGCCAGTTGCTGTACAAAATCAACTTCAAAGGCTTGCCATTGACGGGGGCGATCGCATTCACTGGCGGTGATTAATCCCCACAGCTGATCGCCTACATAAATGGCAGCTTCAATACAGGACTGAGTATTCCATTGTTCTAGAAACGCTGCCGTGCAAAGCGAACAGCGGCCTGACCTGAGATCTTCACAGGCACATGCCTGAAGCATCGTAGCCGCTGAGGGGGACATGAGCTTGAGGCCCGAAACTTGCTGCCCAATCAGAGAAGGAGAGACATCTCCTGACCGCTTCGCTTCTTGGATGACTTGGCCGGTTTCTTCGGAGCCGCACTCAATAATCAACACGCGATCGCAGCCCAAAAGCTCCCGAACCTCGGTAACCGCGGTCTGTAAAATCTCCTTGATGTCTAAAGACTCGCGGATTTTGCGCATGATCTCACTAAGCACATGTCCCTGTCGGTACTGGCGTGCCAAGTTTCGTTCGATTTGGCGCTGGCTGGTTACGTCAATGCCGGTACCGATGACATACTCCACAACACCCGCTGCGTCCTTAAGGACTGTGTTCGACCAGTTAATCAGCCGACGGGTCCCATCCTTACACAGCCAATGATTCTCGTACTGGTTCGGCGTTTGCGCTTGATTAAGCTGATGGAAGACAGCTTGAATATCAGTTCTTTCCTCAGGCGGAATCAACACCGCCCAAATCGGATGCCCCTGCACCTCACTGGCAACATAGCCTGATACCTGCTCACAGGTATTATTAAAACTGACAACTTGCCCCGTTCGATCCAGCACCACCACTAGCGCACCGACCGTGTTTAGCACTGCAGCAATGAAATTGCGCTCTTGCTTCAAATCATCTTCGAGCTGTTTACGCTCTGTGACGTCTTGGGCCGCTGCGTAAATAATTTGCTCCTCAAGGGAGGCCGTTGCGTTCCAGCTAAACCAACGATAGCGGCCATCTTTGCAGCGATAGCGATTCTCGAAAGCAATCGTGAGTTCCCCTGCGGCTAAACGCTTGATCTCAGCCTGAGTGGCGGCGAGATCTTTAGGATGGATAAAGCTTGTAAAGGGGCGTGCCAGCAGTTCTGCAGTATCGTAGCCTAAAATACTTGCAAAGCCGTTGAGCCGCTTGAAATAACCATCCAAGCCAGCAATGCAAAGCAGGCTGGGGGTGACTGCAAAGAATTGCTCTAGCTGCGCTTGAGCCTGCTGACGTTCCTGATTTACCTGCTGGAGAGCCTCATCCGTCTGAACGATTTGAGCCGCTTGGAGCCCAACGCGTTCTTCCAGCACTTGGCGCGCATTTTGTAGAATCGCCTCTAATCGACAACGCTCAACGACTTCCGCCTGCAGCACTTGATTCATTCGCTGTAGCTGCTGGTTCGCTTCATTCAATCTGCTGGTTTGGGCCTCGCTCAGCTGCTGCATCTGTTCAATATCGGCCAGCATCTCAAGTGGGTCTAAAATTTGCAACAGGCTCGTCTGAGTCACAATACCGGCCAATCCTCCAGCTTCATTCGCTACGACCAAACGACGGGTGTGTCGCTGCTGCATTTCTTGTTGGGCCGCCCAAAGCGTATCCTGCGGATGCACCAAGAAGAGCGGTGTACTCATCACGGTCTGAGCTGGGGTTTGCGTCAGGGATAGCCCCAAAGCTTGAAACTGCACAATATCTCGTTCTGTGACGATGCCAATAGGTACTTCCTGCAAGAAATTTCCCTGATGCCTTGTCTGGGTGATCACAATGCAACTCACCCGGTGCAGAGTCATCCGCCGAGCGAGTTCCAGCAGGCTTTCGGTAGTTTCTGCCTGAATCACCTCGCGGGTCATGACTTCGCCCACATGTCTGAGCTTAAGAAAGTTGAAGGGGTGCATGGCTCGTCGAATGCCTGCTTGGGTCACAAGTCCCAGCAAAGCACCCGCCTCGTCAATAATGGGCAATTGGCGAATCCGATGCTGCTTTAAGGTAGACAGCACTGTGAAAATGCTGTCTGCCTCGGAGCGCTTAAGGGCAACGACAGGGTGAGTCATCACCTCCGAAACCGTCACTCCGTCTAGCTCCGCCCCTTCGGCTACCAACCGCACTAAATCGCGCTCGGTAAAGATGCCAAGCAGTCTGTTTTCAGCCACAATCAGGGCACAGCTGGAAGAAGCTGTAGACATCGGTTGGGGCACATTAGATTCGACTTCAGCGAGTTGGCAGGCTCGGCCTGCCGCTTGGCCCATCTGCTCAACCACGCTCTCAACCGTTGTGTTTGGATCAACCGTTAGGGGTTGATAGTCCAGTATTTGCTCAACAGTGAGAAGTTGCATGGCTTGTCGGTCGGCTGGTGGCATGTCAGGGCTCGATGGTTTTCACGAGGACGGCAAGCATTAATGGCAATCGTAATACTTCAACCCCTGATCCACTTGCAAATCGACGGCTGTTCTTCATAAATCCCTCAGATTATTTCCATAGGCTAAAAATGCAGCAACAGGGATAAACGTTATGGAATTTCTATATTGTTTTGCCAATGCAAGTTTGACTCAAAGGGTGTTGGATTATCTACTCAGGAAGATGCGACCGTATGTCGATTGCGTCACAGTTATCTTCTTAAACGATCGCTGGGTCATACGACTGACGTTAGATTTAGACGTAGAGGCTGAGCACTTCAACGACTGTTGGGCCGTTCTGAGCGAACACGGTATACCCTATCATCCACCCACAGCCATCACTCTGGCCTTTAAAGATCTCGATAAGGGATGTGGCTTAACGCAGGTTATGAATCGTCATCACGTTGCCATTGTGTCTCACGGCGCGCCCACCCCTGATGAGGTAGGTTGTTTTCAAGAGCAATTTGTTTCGGGTTTGGGGTACTGCCCGCAGAGTCTGGTTTAGCTTCTGTGTAAAGCCTCACATATGACGTTTAACCATGACTACCAGTCGCTGGGTAATGCGCTGGAGACAAGCTATCTCCTGTTTGAGGCGCACGATTTCGTCTCGGAGTGATTGGTTTTCTTGACGGAGCGATTGATTTTCCTGGAGCAGATCCAGCTCCTTGAGTGAAGCGTACATGATGCGGTGGAGAGGCAGAACTTTACTTTCAACAGCGATGATTTAATCCCTTATCGACGGTTAGGGCACTGTAGACAGTCCTGCTTACATCTCCATTCTGTCTTACCTATCGGTTGTCTGGAGGCGGCTGAAATCAAAAATTACAGCTGAGATCGCGCCGTGCCGTTAAGGGCAGCTCGCTGCAATCGATTGACAATCCTGTTTGGTAACCCTGTGGTCATCGCCGACTTACTGATGAAGTCATCCGCCCCTACGTTGAAAGCTTGTTGTTGGGTCTTATCATCCTTATGCACTGTAAGAAATAACACGGGCAAATGCCGCCATTTTTCATCGGCTCGCAAAACCTGGCAGAGTTCTAAACCATTCGCCTCGGGCATTTCCACATCTAACACAAGTAACTGCGGCTGCACAGCCTCCAAAGTACTCCAGAGCTGGGACGGATCGTCTAGGGTCGTGGGTTGAATCCCCCAAGGCAATAAGAGGGTTCGCAGAAAGTCTAAAACCTCTACATCATCATCCACCACCACAATTTTGTAGGAGGTGCGATCTATTTGTAAGGTCTGCTGCACAGTCTTGACGGCGTGTCGGGGAGCTGTTGAAGTGGGAAGAATGACATCTGCTCCTTGCTGCACCATCTGCAGCCGCTGCTGAAAATCTTGAATATCGGTCACCATCAGCACCGGGATTTTATCCGAGCATTGAGCGATCGCCTCTAGAAATAACATCCCCTCCTCAAAATGTGCCTGATCCAGCCATAGCAGCACTCCAGCCGGGGCGTGAGCCTGCAAGATTGCATGCGCCTGGGTCAGGTTAGTCGTCCCCATGCTACGGATACCCACTGCCGCCGCTTCATCAGTGAGCCTTTGGCTAAGGGACTCATCCGCCCCCACAACCAACAGTTGAGGAGCACTGGAGATCGCAGCTGAGATAACCTCCTGGCTGGAGCCACTGGCCAGATTTTGCCGTAGACTTTGCACGAGTTCAGAGACCTGCGAGGCATGCTGACCAATCAAAGGGACCTCAAGTTGTAACAAATGCTCTAGTTCACGGGCAATTCGTGACCCTTCAGAAAAGCCAAAGCAGCCTAAAGAACCCGCTAGTTTATGAGCGTGAGATCGGCTTGTGTGCTGCAGCTCAGCACTCAGTTGCCCCACATCCATGGCCGCCGCCGCCGCTTCCAATACGTTCAGTCGCTCCTGCATCGTACCCTGATGCACTTCCCAGGCTTTAGCGACAGCCGCTATGATTTCTGATTCAGTAGGTTTCTGAGACTCAGGGGCCAGAATATCTTGAGCCGGTACTACATCCGAATCCAGAGCCTTCAGGCGATAGCCCAAGCCATACACAGTCTCAATAAAATTCTTAGGAGCTCCGCCCGCCTTAAGCTTTTGGCGTAATCCCTTGATGTGCGTTCTCACCGCATCGCCACTAGGTGGATCCTCAAATAACCAAATGTCTTCAATGATGGCATTGAGGCTGAAAACTTGATTCGGATGGCGTAGGAACAGCTCCAGCAGGGCATATTCCTTTGGCGTTGTATGCAGCTGATGTTCGCCGTAAAAGACTTCAAAAGTATCCGGCTTTAAGGTCAGGTCACCCCATTGCAGGTCAGAGGTTGAAACATGACTGTCGCGACGCAGCAGAGCCCGAATGCGGGCACATAATTCACCAAAATCAAACGGCTTGACGACGTAGTCATCCGCTCCCGCATCCAGAGCCTGCACCTTATCGGCACTGGTATCCTTCGCCGTCAGCATCAAAATTGGGCAGGTAACCCCCTGCTGACGAAACTGCTGACAGAGTGAAGTGCCCTCTGCGTCCGGCAGCCGTATATCTAAAACAACGAGGTCGTAAGAGAAGAGCGCCAAAAACTCCTGAGCCGTTTCCCCATCAACTGCAATATCAACGGCATAGCGTTGTCTGATCAGACTCTCCGCCAATGTCTCCATCAGGGCTTCGTCATCATCGACCAGTAGTATTCGCATCGTTCAACCATGAGGTGATTAAACTCTACACAAAAAAGCTCCCCACCTCTATGATCAAACACCTCGCTCAGCTTTGGGTCAAGTTCGTTAATGTTTACTGGTTAGTCGTTGGTCGTTGATGGTTAGTCGTTAGCTATTGATGGTTGATCGTTCCCTGTTCCTAATAGCTCATTGATGGTTAACCAGAATCCCAATGAACTATCACCCTTACCCTTCCACCCTTCCACCCCTTCACTCTTTACTCCCTCAACCCTCTACAAACCCACATTGACTCCGATCAGCAGGAGTAAGAGCACTACAAGGAAGATGTAATTTCCCCAAGGCTGACCTTTCATTTCATTTTCTAAACGCCCTTTGGGAGATCGAGGATTCGAAGTTTCATCAAGAGATCCTGAGGTATGTAAGCTTTCTAGCTCTTCAAGGTCTTCTTTCATCTGCCTAATTTGGTCCGCAACCTCGTGTGATTGCTGCTCTAGCCGCTGAATCTTTCTTCTCTCAAAGAAATATTCAAGATTTTTGGAGGTTCCTTGCATATCCATTGCACCTCCTTGTTCAAGGAAATTTGTTGAGTTGATTGAACCTGTAGTTCTTCCACTTTCACGATAGATAGAAAAAATGAGGAACTTACGAAGATATCTCTCATACAAGTTTCTCTACTCATAAATTCCTCAAGTTTGATTTCTACTCTGTGATTAAGCTTGGGTGAAGAGAATCAGACCGCAACAGATAGCAGCAATACACTCACTCAAGCAGTCAGCTATGCAATAGGAAGTTTTAGGATGGCTGCTCTAATACCTTGTGTCCAAATCTTTAAAGACGTTCCTGAAAAAGTAAGCAGTGTGAGTCTAAGACGTGACCTGTCTACGGGAACCTATGTTGCCGTGATGAGATTTCAGACACTAGCTTCCTTAGCACATTTCCGATGTTTTGGAAGACGTTCAGGCAAGACGCTATACCTGATTGATACCGAAGGAGAAATCTTGATTGCCCCCTTTATCAAGATGCTCTATGGTGGGCCGGAGGGAGAAGATATCAGAAGCGTTGAATGCCAACTCGAAATCGGTCAAGATACCCATTGGGAGCGGCTCATGCGATTTATGCATCGCTATGCAGACGCCAATGGGCTAACCTTCAGAGAAACTGGGTCAGATAGACAGTCAGAATTACTCTGTAGCTGATAGTCGGCCATGTGAGGACTTTACTGAATGAGCAAAATCCTGCCATTTTCAAGCATATGAACGGCTATTGGGACTGCTAGCGATCATGAAGCCAGTCGCAAGGCTCCAAAACAAGCCCCGGCTCTGCTTCAAATACGGTGCTGCGCTGGGAACCTCACAAGTTCCTCATATCCATTGTCTAACTTCAAGATGGAGTTAATTTTCTAGAAGTAAAAGTCGAACCCTCCTAGCTACTGAACGAGGAGGCCCGTTCATGCGTCTACCAAGCTCCCGGCTCAATCTCAACCGCTTAGTCGCTCGGTTTAAGCCCCCTCCCCCTGGCTCTGAAATATCCCAGGGCAAACACAAAGCCAAGCTTCGCGTCCTGGTTCCATTAGGGATTGTGATAGTCGGTGCAGGGCTCTCGGTGATGTACTTCTTATCCCGACCCCAATCAATAACCCTGCCGTTGAGTGGTCGCATCGAAGGATATGAAACTGATGTGGGTGCAAAAGTATCGGGACGGGTTGAGTTTGTCGCTGTCAGAGAAGGGGATCAGGTCAGTGAGGGACAAGTCATTGCCCAACTAGATGATGACGAAGTGCAGGCTCAACTAGATGAGGCGAAAGCCCAAGTTGCGTCAGCCCAACAGCAGGAACGACAAGCTCGTTTGCAGATTGAGGTGCTACAAAGTCAGATTCGTCGGGCTCAGTTGAACCTGGAACAGTCCGAAGGAGACACAGCGGGTCGGGTTAACCAGGCTGAGGCTAACCTTGCCACCGCTCAGGCTCAACTCGTAGAGACAGAAGCTCAGTTGAGGGCTGCCCAATCAGATCTGGAACTGGCTAGATTGGAGCGCGATCGCTACGTCCAACTAGCCCAATCCGGTGCGGCTACTCAGGAGCGTGCCGACCAAGCACAAACGACGTTTGAAACCACCCAAGCCGCCCTCAGCGTTCGTGAAGCCGCTGTTGTCGCTGCCCAGAGACAGGTCAACGCTGCCGAAGGAAATTTAACTCAAGCCCAAACCACCCGTCTCAATCCAGACATCCGCACGGCTGAGTTGAATGTTTTGCAAAAACAATTGATTCAAGCCGAATCTCAGCTTGCAGCGGCACAAGACAACGTGGCCAGAGCTGAAGCGGCACAACGCGAGATTGAAGCTCGCATGGGTTATCTCACCATTGCAAGCCCCTTAAATGGGGTCGTCACTGCCCGCAGCGCAGAGCCCGGAGAAGTCGTCACGACAGGCCATACGCTGCTTTCGCTGATTGACCTGGATACTGTCTATCTCCGGGGCTTCATCCCGGAGGGCGACATTGGCAACGTTCGAGTGGGGCAAGCAGCCAGCGTTTTTCTCGATTCAGCCCCCGATCAGCCCCTTAGCGCCCGTGTCATTGCCATTGATACCCAAGCCTCCTTCACTCCCGAAAATATTTACTTCCGAGAAGACCGAGTGCAGCAGGTCTTCGGAGTCAGGCTCGGGATTGAGAATCCTGAAGGCTTCGCCAAACCCGGGA from Leptolyngbya sp. SIO1E4 carries:
- a CDS encoding response regulator, translating into MSTKRILLIDDEVDIHKITEVGLMVEAGWELLATDSSDEGLKLVFSEQPDVILLDVMMPDRDGVATFELIQKSPDAQNIPVIFMTAKAQAADRRRFYALGAKGVITKPFDPMTLASQISGFLGW
- a CDS encoding PAS domain S-box protein; this encodes MQLLTVEQILDYQPLTVDPNTTVESVVEQMGQAAGRACQLAEVESNVPQPMSTASSSCALIVAENRLLGIFTERDLVRLVAEGAELDGVTVSEVMTHPVVALKRSEADSIFTVLSTLKQHRIRQLPIIDEAGALLGLVTQAGIRRAMHPFNFLKLRHVGEVMTREVIQAETTESLLELARRMTLHRVSCIVITQTRHQGNFLQEVPIGIVTERDIVQFQALGLSLTQTPAQTVMSTPLFLVHPQDTLWAAQQEMQQRHTRRLVVANEAGGLAGIVTQTSLLQILDPLEMLADIEQMQQLSEAQTSRLNEANQQLQRMNQVLQAEVVERCRLEAILQNARQVLEERVGLQAAQIVQTDEALQQVNQERQQAQAQLEQFFAVTPSLLCIAGLDGYFKRLNGFASILGYDTAELLARPFTSFIHPKDLAATQAEIKRLAAGELTIAFENRYRCKDGRYRWFSWNATASLEEQIIYAAAQDVTERKQLEDDLKQERNFIAAVLNTVGALVVVLDRTGQVVSFNNTCEQVSGYVASEVQGHPIWAVLIPPEERTDIQAVFHQLNQAQTPNQYENHWLCKDGTRRLINWSNTVLKDAAGVVEYVIGTGIDVTSQRQIERNLARQYRQGHVLSEIMRKIRESLDIKEILQTAVTEVRELLGCDRVLIIECGSEETGQVIQEAKRSGDVSPSLIGQQVSGLKLMSPSAATMLQACACEDLRSGRCSLCTAAFLEQWNTQSCIEAAIYVGDQLWGLITASECDRPRQWQAFEVDFVQQLADQIGVAISQAQLLNNLEARVKRRSQQLMQTNHQLRQEIQERVWIENALRESQQKLEGILDNADEAIISIDSQKRIVLYNQGAERIFGYTFDEVQNQRLDILLPEAFRQIYRQHVRNFALSSDTSRRIANRRRDVLGRRKTGEEFPAEASISKLHTKTGQLFTVILKDVTEQRQSEAALRRSEEQLRLTTDALPALICYVDTQQRYRFNNQTYEDWFQIPVRELQGRHVWEVMGDDYYALVKPHIEAVLSGQKSSFEAELTTPDGKPRCLMATYIPEMDDHGYIKGFFGLTNDISDRKATERMKDEFVSIVGHELRTPLTSIHGSLKILASKKLGTLTPQGQEFIEISLKNTQRLTRLINDVLDLERMESGRVAMLMQTCKLTELMTQAAQAIQAMAVDQNIQIIINVPELTVWADPDHIVQVVTNLLSNAIKFSSANTTVWLSAAKQEEGTLIQVKDQGRGIPPDKVETIFERFRQVDASDSRQLGGTGLGLAICKNIVQRHGGKIWVESTLGVGSTFFFTLPQA
- a CDS encoding response regulator, which codes for MRILLVDDDEALMETLAESLIRQRYAVDIAVDGETAQEFLALFSYDLVVLDIRLPDAEGTSLCQQFRQQGVTCPILMLTAKDTSADKVQALDAGADDYVVKPFDFGELCARIRALLRRDSHVSTSDLQWGDLTLKPDTFEVFYGEHQLHTTPKEYALLELFLRHPNQVFSLNAIIEDIWLFEDPPSGDAVRTHIKGLRQKLKAGGAPKNFIETVYGLGYRLKALDSDVVPAQDILAPESQKPTESEIIAAVAKAWEVHQGTMQERLNVLEAAAAAMDVGQLSAELQHTSRSHAHKLAGSLGCFGFSEGSRIARELEHLLQLEVPLIGQHASQVSELVQSLRQNLASGSSQEVISAAISSAPQLLVVGADESLSQRLTDEAAAVGIRSMGTTNLTQAHAILQAHAPAGVLLWLDQAHFEEGMLFLEAIAQCSDKIPVLMVTDIQDFQQRLQMVQQGADVILPTSTAPRHAVKTVQQTLQIDRTSYKIVVVDDDVEVLDFLRTLLLPWGIQPTTLDDPSQLWSTLEAVQPQLLVLDVEMPEANGLELCQVLRADEKWRHLPVLFLTVHKDDKTQQQAFNVGADDFISKSAMTTGLPNRIVNRLQRAALNGTARSQL
- the psb28 gene encoding photosystem II reaction center protein Psb28; amino-acid sequence: MAALIPCVQIFKDVPEKVSSVSLRRDLSTGTYVAVMRFQTLASLAHFRCFGRRSGKTLYLIDTEGEILIAPFIKMLYGGPEGEDIRSVECQLEIGQDTHWERLMRFMHRYADANGLTFRETGSDRQSELLCS
- a CDS encoding HlyD family efflux transporter periplasmic adaptor subunit; this translates as MRLPSSRLNLNRLVARFKPPPPGSEISQGKHKAKLRVLVPLGIVIVGAGLSVMYFLSRPQSITLPLSGRIEGYETDVGAKVSGRVEFVAVREGDQVSEGQVIAQLDDDEVQAQLDEAKAQVASAQQQERQARLQIEVLQSQIRRAQLNLEQSEGDTAGRVNQAEANLATAQAQLVETEAQLRAAQSDLELARLERDRYVQLAQSGAATQERADQAQTTFETTQAALSVREAAVVAAQRQVNAAEGNLTQAQTTRLNPDIRTAELNVLQKQLIQAESQLAAAQDNVARAEAAQREIEARMGYLTIASPLNGVVTARSAEPGEVVTTGHTLLSLIDLDTVYLRGFIPEGDIGNVRVGQAASVFLDSAPDQPLSARVIAIDTQASFTPENIYFREDRVQQVFGVRLGIENPEGFAKPGMPADGEIALDGL